One genomic segment of Paenibacillus sp. FSL H8-0332 includes these proteins:
- a CDS encoding lytic transglycosylase domain-containing protein: MSINAATPSGQLKWVDLRSSSLKREVDKATPGVTGSSAAAFTAMLQQAAGTSQATDSSNKSTYVALAGTSSMDNLLWQQLGEAAESNQGISGEITQTVPTDYEELIQTASAKYGVPVDLIKAVIDTESSFNPNVVSSAGAKGLMQLMDGTANGLGVSDPFDPAQSIDGGVRYLSYQLKRYDGQEKMALAAYNAGPGRVNKLGVSSDAELMANLSELPKETQAYIAKIERARAQFAV; the protein is encoded by the coding sequence ATGTCAATCAATGCCGCTACTCCAAGCGGCCAGTTGAAATGGGTAGACTTAAGAAGCTCAAGCCTGAAACGTGAGGTTGACAAAGCCACCCCTGGAGTTACGGGTTCCTCGGCGGCAGCGTTCACTGCGATGCTTCAGCAGGCGGCCGGAACGTCTCAAGCCACTGACAGCAGCAATAAAAGCACATACGTTGCTCTTGCAGGTACTTCTTCTATGGATAATCTGCTGTGGCAGCAGCTTGGGGAAGCAGCAGAGTCCAATCAAGGCATTTCCGGGGAAATAACGCAGACGGTGCCGACGGATTATGAAGAGCTGATTCAGACCGCCAGCGCGAAATACGGCGTTCCGGTTGATCTGATCAAGGCGGTCATTGATACGGAATCCTCCTTCAATCCCAATGTTGTATCTTCTGCGGGCGCCAAGGGGCTGATGCAGTTAATGGACGGAACAGCGAACGGACTGGGTGTCTCCGACCCCTTCGACCCCGCTCAGAGCATTGACGGCGGCGTACGATACCTCTCTTACCAGCTTAAGCGGTATGACGGACAGGAGAAGATGGCGCTGGCTGCCTATAATGCCGGACCGGGCCGGGTGAATAAGCTTGGAGTCAGCAGCGATGCAGAGCTTATGGCGAACCTCTCCGAGCTTCCGAAGGAGACTCAGGCCTACATTGCCAAAATAGAACGCGCCCGCGCGCAATTCGCGGTATAA
- a CDS encoding DUF1540 domain-containing protein has product MMTNAKPLVKCSVSNCHFWGEQNLCRAEEIVIEIDQHAGSRYMEEYAEELTANNHHDHAGTSSATCCLTFKPNA; this is encoded by the coding sequence ATTATGACAAACGCCAAACCGCTTGTGAAATGCAGTGTGAGCAACTGTCATTTTTGGGGAGAACAAAACCTGTGCCGTGCCGAGGAAATTGTCATTGAGATCGATCAGCATGCAGGCAGCCGTTACATGGAGGAATACGCAGAAGAGCTAACGGCCAATAATCATCATGACCATGCCGGAACCTCATCCGCAACCTGTTGTCTGACGTTCAAGCCGAACGCCTGA